A region of the Orenia marismortui DSM 5156 genome:
CTACTTTAGGAGCAATAACTCCCATATTACCTGTAACAGGCTCTAAAATAACAGCAGCTATCTCATCACCATAATTTTCAAAAACCTTCTCAAGAATATCTAAATCATTATAAGGAACTACTATAGTTTCATTAGCAATCTGATCAGGTATTCCTGGACTACCTGCAATTCCTAAGGTAGTCAGCCCAGAACCAGCCTCCACTAATAGGCTGTCACCATGGCCATGGTAACAACCTTCCATTTTTACTATCTTATCTCTACCAGTATATCCTCTAGCCAAACGCAAAGCACTCATAGTAGCTTCTGTTCCTGAATTAACCATCCTTACTTTATCAATGGAATCGATAGCATCTACCACCATAGCTGCCAAGGTAGTTTCTAATTCAGTTGGTGCTCCAAAACTAGTACCTTTCATTAATTGTCGTTGCAAAGCTTCAATTACTATTGGATCATTATAACCTAAGATCATTGGCCCCCAAGATCCAACATAATCTATATATTCATTACCATCTACATCATAAATTAAAGAACCTTTTCCTCTCTCAATAAAGATAGGATCATTATTAACAGCCTTAAAAGCTCTAGCTGGACTATTAACCCCACCTGGAATAAATTTTTTCGCTTCTGAAAAAAGATCTACAGACTTTGACATACTATACCTCCAAATTTTAAAAATAATCTATCATTCTTCTTAGAAACTCATTCATCTTCTGCAAAACATTTCAGGCCTGTCTTTTTTTTAATTCTTCTATACTATATAAAGTAATGTTATCTATTAAGAGCTTTTATTATTAAATTTAATAATAAAACATCACTATTCTAACTCTTAATAATCATTTATCCACTTGGCTGCATCTTTGGCCCAGTATGTAATTATAATCTCTGCTCCTGCTCGTTTAATACTAGTTAACATCTCTAAAACTATTGCCTTTTCATTAACCCAATCCTTCTCAGCAGCAGCCTTAATCATTGCATACTCCCCACTAACATTATAAGCGGCAATAGGAGTAATAAAGTTATCCTTAGCCCTTCTAATGATATCTAGATAAGCTAAAGCTGGTTTGACCATTATAATATCGGCACTTTCATCTAAATCTAACTTCATTTCACGTAAAGCTTCATCACTATTAGCAGGATCCATCTGATAAGATTTACGATCTCCTTGTTTAGGTGCCGAATGAGCTGCATCACGAAATGGTCCATAAAAAGCCGAAGCATATTTAGCAGAATAAGACATAATTGCTACATCATCATAGCAAGCTTGATCTAATTTCTCTCTAATAGCAATAACTCGCCCATCCATCATATCTGAAGGTGCTACCATATCTGCTCCTGCCTTAGCATGGGATAAAGCCACTTTAGCTAAATTTTCAAGAGTTGGATCATTTAATAAACAACCATCTTCAAGAGTTCCACAATGTCCATGGCTAGTATATTGGCATAAACAAACATCTGTGATCAACAATAGTTCTGGATATTCCTCTTTAATCTTACGGCATGCTTGTTGTACAATTCCACCTTCTGACCAAGCACTAGAACCTATCTCATCTTTATGGTCTGGAATCCCAAATAATAATATACCTCCAATGCCCAATTTTACAACCTCTTCTACCTCTATCATTAACTGATCTAGAGAAAAATGATAATTCCCTGGCATAGAAGGTATCTCTTCTTTAATATCTTCTCCTCCAATTACAAAAAGTGGATAGATAAAATCTTCTTTATTTAATTTTGTTTCTCGTACTAAATTTCTAATTCCTGCTGTAGTTCTTAATCGACGTGGTCTATGTATTAAATCCATATCTTTACCTCCTTAATCATCTTTCACTACTTACTAACCTTCCTATCTCTTTATCTGTCAAATAGCAGGCTGGATCATATGCCCAAAATTATCATGAGCAGATTCAGCCTGTGGCCTAAAATCCCCATATTGATTAGCATCTTGATGATAACCTAATCTATCACCATAAAAATCCCCAATACCCAATAATTTAGAAAGTTCTATCATAATAGTTACCGCCTTTAGCCATTAATAATTAATGATAAATCCAGGTAATAATTAAATAGGGATTTCAAAATTTCTATATATCAATTATCAAACTTGTGCTTTTTAGAATAATAAGTTTTTATTGCAGCTAACAATCCTTCTATTGTATATTCTTTAGCAATGATCTCAATATTTAAATTATATTCTCTAGCTGTCTGAGTTGTAACCGGACCAATACAGGCTACTTTGACATCTGAGACTAACTCTTCATAGTCTTCTCCTAAATATTTAATGAAGTTATGTACTGTTGAGGAACTGGTAAAGGTCAACAGATCAACTTCACCCTCTGATAATCTTCTTGTTAAATTCTCATTTCCTGAACCTGGAATAGTACGGTAAGCTACAACATTATTAACTTTTGCACCTAAATCTTTCAACCCCTCTATTAGTACCTCTCTGGCAATATCTGCTCTAGGCAATAAGAAGCGTTTATTACTTAGATCTTCTCCTTCAAATCCAGATAAGATGCTCTCACTTACATAAGAATCAGGAATATAATCTACTCGCAAACCATAAGACTCTACTTCAGCTGCAGTCTTAGGTCCTATAGCAGAAATCTTGACACCTGCTAAAGCCCTAACATCTTTTCCTAACTCAAACAAACGTTTCATAACCGCTTTAACCCCATTAATACTAGTAAAAATAATCCAATCATAAGTTGAAAGTTGCTCTAAACTATGATCTAGATTTGTATAATCAACCGGTGGAGCTATCTCAATTGCTGGTGCTTTTATTACTTCTGCTCCTTCTTTTAATAAAGCTTGATAAAATCCTTTGGCCTGCTTAGTTGGTCTAGTTACTACAATTTTTTTAGAAAATAAAGCTTTATTCTCAAACCAATTTAAGTCTTCTCTTAGATTTACCACCTCTCCTACAACTATAATTGCTGGTGGTTTAAAGTTATCATTCTCTACTTTCTCAACTATATTCTCCAAAGTTCCAACTAAAGTCTTTTGTTCAGGCCTTGTCCCCCACCTTATTAGTGCAACTGGAGTTTTAGGATTACGCCCACCTGCAATCAGTTCAGGAACAATTTTGGACAAATTCCCCACGCCCATCAATATTACCAAATTACCTACACTTGTAGCTAATTGCTGCCAATCAACACTAGGCTCATCCTTATTAGGATCTTCATGCCCAGTAACAAAAGCTACTGAAGAGTTATAATCTCGATGAGTTAAAGGGATCCCAGCATAAGCCGGTACAGCTATTGGCGAAGTAATTCCAGGTACTACTTCAAAATCTACCCCTGCCTTAACTAATTCTTCTCCCTCTTCTCCACCCCGCCCATAAATAAAGGGGTCTCCTCCTTTTAAGCGAGTAACTATCTTTCCTTTTTTAGCTTCTTCAATTAATAATTGATTAATTTGATCCTGAGTTTTATAGTGGTGTTTGGCTTTTTTTCCTACATAAAATAATTCAGCTGATTCTTGTCTATACTCTAATAAGCTTGGGTTGGCTAATCTATCATATAAGATTACATCGGCTTCTTTTATTGCTTCCAACCCTTTAACCGTAATCAACCCTTCATCCCCAGGTCCTGCTCCAACTAAAAATACTTTTCCTGACATTATCCTGCCCCCTTAATCTCGGCTAAAATCTCTGAAGCTCCCTGTTCAACCAACTCTTTTGCTAATTTAACTCCTAATTCTTTGGCTTCACTTCTTAAACCTCTAACTTTAGCTCTAAGTAATCTACTTCCATCTACACTTGCTACCATACCATCTACTACTAGACTATCACCTTCAAGATCTGCATAAGCTCCTATTGGCACCTTGCAACTGCCTTCTAAATAACCTAAAAAAGCCCGTTCAGCTCTAATAGCATCAAAAGTATCTCTATCATTTATCTTCTTAATAACCTCCTTAATACTGTAATTATCCCTCTTAACTTCCAAAGCTAAAGCCCCCTGTCCAACTGCAGGTAAAGATATTTCCGGATCTAAGTATTGGGTGATTTTATCCTCCCAACCCATTCTCTCTAAACCAGCAGCAGCTAAAATAATCCCATCTAAATCTTCACTAGATAACTTCTTAATCCTAGTATCAATATTTCCTCTAATCGCTACCACTTCTAAATCAGGTCGATAATTCAACAGTTGTGCTCTTCTTCTTAAACTCCCTGTCCCAATTTTAGCTCCTTTTGCCAATTGATCTAAAGTCTGATCTTCCTTTGAGATTAAAACATCCAAGGGATTAGCTCGCTTAGGAGTAGCTACAATCTCAAACTGATCTGCTATCTGACTTGGAACATCCTTTAAACTATGTATGGCTAAATCAATATTTCCTTTCAATAAAGCTAACTCTATTTCTTTAATAAATAATCCTTTGCCACCAATATCTATTAATGCTCTGTCGGTAATTCTATCACCTTTGGTACTCATCTTCTTTAAATTAAATTGATAATCGGGGAAATTATTTTTCAATTCATCTGCTACAAGTTGGCTTTGGGCTATAGCCAATTGGCTCTTTCTAGTACCTATACTTATTTCCAAAATCTATTCCTCCTTATTAAAATCATATCCAACTACATAAAATAAAATCTATCTTATCTATATCAGTTTCTCTGAAGTTATTAATTATTATCCTATAAAATCATTCTATAACTTAAAGACTAATTTCTCAAATAAAATATATAAATTCATCCTTGAGAATATTAAAATCCAAGTATTGAAGCATAGTATTCTGATCATTTTACTCTGTTTTATAGTATAAATTAATTATTTGCTATTATATTAAGCAGCCTTTAAAATATAATAATTCTTCTTTCTCACTAAAATATACTAATATAAACCCTAGCTATTAATCTCAATCTAAAAATAGCTTTTTAGCGATATTATCACCTAAGATAGATTTAACTTCATCTAAAGCAGCTTCTTTATCTTGAGTGAATTGTTCTATTAATCTTAAATCAGCTAAACTTCTAAAAATCTTTCTTCTTTCTTCTTTATCATCAATCTCTTTTAAGATTATAGGCCTAATTCTTTTCAACATAGCTAAAAAAGTGCTATATTCTAAACCAAATTCCTCTTCTAAGTTTCTTCTAATCTCTTTTGATAAAGCAGGTAAACTTCCTCCAGTAGAAATAGTTAATAATAAATCTCCCCGCTTGATTATAGAAGGCAAAGTGAAAGTGGATTCTTCTAAACTATCTGCTACATTAATTAAAATATTATTTTCATCTGCTAACTGATAAATTCTATTATTGACCCTTCTATTATCTGTTAAAGCAAAAACTAAAAATACTCCTCTTAAATCTTCATCTTTAAAATTTCTTGAATAATAAGTTATACTATAATCATTAATCATAGCCTCTAATTCAGGTGTTAACTCAGGGCTAACTATAGTAATTTCTGATCCTGTTCTAACTAACCTTCTAATCTTTCGACAAGCGACTTGCCCCCCACCAATAACTAATACTTTCTTTCCTATTAATTTTAAATTTATCGGATAAGTATTCATTGCTCACCCTTCTTTGATATAATTTTATTTATTCAAAAAGCTTTTGGATAATACTTAACTTCTCTTTACTATTTTCATTTTGAGCCAATTCTTTAATTTTAATAGTTGGTAAATGTAATAGCTTATTAGTTAAGCGATTAGCTAATTCTTCAACAACTAATCTTTCATCACTACTCTCTAATTTATGTAGAGCTCTGCTTAACTCTTCTTCCTTGATAGTATCAGCTCTTCTTCTCAAGTCTTTGATTAATGGAATAGCTTGCTGTTGATTTATCCACTCTTCTAAGCTAGCTATTTCATTTTTTATTATAGCCTCTACTTTCTTTAATTCTTCTTTGCGTTTGGCTAAATTATCCTCTACCACTTCTTCTAAATCATCTATATCATAAAGATGAACCCCAGGTATTTTGGCTACTCTAGGATCAATATCCCTAGGCAGAGCAATATCAATTAAAAATAATGGGCCTCTTTTAGTATCCATTACTTGCTTAACTAAATTATAATGTAAAACATAATGAGGAGCAGCTGTAGAAGCAATAATAATATCCACCTTATTAACCCATTCATCTAATTGATTCCATCTAACAACCTTAGCACAGAATTTGTTAGCTAACTCTTCTCCACGACTATAAGTTCTATTAGCTACCATAACACCTGTAACTCCATTATCAACCAAAGATTTTAAAGCTAATTCACTCATCTTCCCTGCTCCTAAAATTAATACAGTTTCTCCAGATAATGAGCCAAATATCTTTTTGGTTAACTCTACAGCTACATAACTTATTGAAGTAGCACCATAACTTATCTTAGTCTCTGTTCTTACTTGCTTTGCAACTCTAAAAGCATCGGTAAATATTTTATATAAATAACTATCTATTAAACCTAAATCTCTAGATCTGTAAAATGCTCTTTTTACCTGCCCTAATATCTGAACCTCACCTATTACTAAAGAATCAATTCCACTAGCTACTCTATACAGGTGTGTTATTGCTTCTATTTCATTATAAATATATATATAGTTCTTTAAAGTCTCTACACTCAAATTAGAAATCAAATTAAATATTTCAAAAGCTATCTTATTATCTGCTGAATTTTCAACTTCAAGATAAAGTTCTGTTCTATTACAGGTAGATAGCACTATTGCCCCTTCTACCTTGGGACTAAGTTTTATTCTTTCTAGAATTTCTTGCTGTTGCTTCTTAGTTAAAGATAACTTCTCTCTAAGCTCCAAAGGAGCAGTTCTATAATTCAAGCCAATAACTATTAAGTCCACAACACTTCCTCCCACCATTAAAGCATTGTTAATAATTTTATCAATTTAAGATGCTCTAATTACTAAATAAATATTCTGCTTATTTAAAAATACTAATAACTTTCTTATTCTTGAATAATTTATAAAATCCTTGATTATTATATAATTATTCATCAAATTTATTCTTAATATCATAAAAACCTCTAATGTTTAAACATTAGAGGTTTTTATGATATTGCCTATTTAAAAGCTATTAATTATTCTCCAAAGCCACTTTCAATTAATTCTACTATAGCATCTACTGCAGCTTGTTCATCACTACCATCAGCCTTGATTGTAACTTCTGAGCTCTTACTAATTCCTAAACTCATAATCCCCATAATACTTTTAGCATTAACTTCTTGACCATCTTTAATAATATTTACATCAGATTCAAATTTACTAGCATTTTGTACAATCATTGAAGCTGGTCTTGCATGAATACCAGTTTCATTTTTAATAACAACAGACTTTTCTACCATAATTAACCCTCCTATGTATTAACTATTATTAATTAAATTTTCAAACATACCATACTGCCTGGATAGGTTAAAATAGACCTATTCAAGCAGTATCTTATTTACTTAACCTCTACTGATAAAATCTTATCTTCTCCTGAAGTAACATTTTGATTATCTAATATTTTTAATTCTTTAATATCATCCATATTAGTAATAAGAACTGGAGTAATAGTTGAAGTTGCATTTTCTTTAATATAATCCAAATCAACTTTAATAATTTCATCTCCAACCTTTACTTTATCTCCTTCTTCAGCTAATTTCTCAAACCCTTCACCCTGAAGTTCTACAGTATTGATACCAATATGAATTAAAATTTCAGCACCTTCTTTAGTTTCGATACCTACAGCATGTTTAGTAGGAAATATCTGTTTAATCACTCCATCTACTGGAGATACTAAAACTCCCTCAGTTGGTTCTATAGCTAATCCATCTCCAACCATTTTCTGAGAAAATACTTCATCTGGAACCTCAGCCAATTTAACTACCTTTCCAGTTAATGGGGCTGCTAATTCAACACTTTTTTTCTTTTTAAAAATACCAAACATTGAAAACACTCCTTTTTATATACTTATAAGCTTATTTTACCTTAGAATTAAATAATATATTATTTAATTCTAATATTAAAATTATATTAAATTCTTTTTTAGTCTTTCCAAATGCATAGCTAAATAACCCTTTTCATCTTCAGGTACTTTTAATTCTAGTTCTTCATAAATCATCAAAGATAATTTATCTGCCACCTGATAAGAAAAATTCAAATCATTCTTTATTTTTTCTAATAGAGGGTTCTGATTAGTTTTATTCTCTTCTATTCTTTCTAAAGCAAATCTTAAGTGAGTAACAAGTCGAGCGTAATTTAAACTCTCACTAGTCAATTCAATATCTAACTCTTTTTCAATAACATTAATCATCTTTTTAATCAATGAAGTATATTTAACTGCTCTAGACCTACCCCTATTACTTCTTGCTCCATGTATATGAAAAGTAATAAATCCAACCTCACTTTCAGGTATTGGAACTCCTGAACGTTCTTCAATCATCTTAGCTGCTCTCTTAGCTAAATTATATTCTTTATAATATAAAGTTTTGGTTTCTGGTAAAAAAGGATTGACAATATCCATTCCTTCTTTAATACGCTTTAAAGCAAAAGCAATATGATCAGCCAAAGCTATATGAATATGTTTATCCAACTCCTCATTTAACTCATTACTTACCATAGCTATTATCTCTGTGGTCAAACCAATTATCTCTTCATTAACATTTTCTACTAACTGTTGATACTGCTCTTTCTTTTCTTCATTAACAGGAATAAATTCTTTCTCTATATTACATTTATCAGAAGATAGAATATCTCCTTGGTTTTTAGCAAATCCTAAGCCTTTTCCCAACAGAATAACTTCATTAGTTTGATTATAATTATTTTTTTTGATTGCCAATACAACATTATTATTAAAAACTTTCTTTATCTCATAAATTTGATTAGAACCTTCTTTTAAAGTCACTATTTAACTTCCCCCTATTTAATAGGAATCTGAGATAACAAAATTAATTTGTTATTTCAGAGATAAACATTATAAAACTTTATTATAAATATATGTAGATTTTTCAAAAATCATATTAAATTTATTATTACACTAGAAGAATAAATTTATAACTTAATCAGAAAAAGATATAACTTCCCGACAGATATTATAAAAATATAGAGATTTATATCTCTTTCTAAAAAATACTTATTCACAAACAGCTATACTTATAATACAAAAATAGCATAAAATAAATTTATAAATCTAATAACATTGTATATTCTTAACTAAAAGTTGTCAAACTATCATTTATAAAATGAATTTAAACAAAATATTTTTATTATAACTTAACTTTTAATAATTCATTTTCCCCTAATTTAACTTCCCCATCACTAAGTCTGTCAATCCCTTTTATATCATCCATATTAGTAATCAAAATAGGAGTAATAATTGAAGTTGCATTTTCTTCAATATAATCTAAATCAAATTTAATCAATTTATCGCCAACTTTTACTTTACTACCTACTTCCGCTAATTTTTCAAAACCTTCTCCACTTAATTCCACAGTATTAATACCTATATGCATTAAGATTTCAACACCTTCATCAGTTTCAATACCTACAGCATGCTTGGTTGGAAAAATTTGTTTAATAGTTCCCTTTACAGGAGATACTAAAACACCATCAGTTGGTTCTATAGCTACTCCATCTCCAACCATCTTATTAGAAAAAACTTCATCTGGTACTTTACTTAAATCTAAAACCTTCCCAGTTAATGGAGAAGTTAAAGTAACAGCTTTATCTTTTTTGAAGAGTCCAAACATATATAACACTCCTTTTTATTTTAAAGTTTACATTATTAAACAGATTAAATTTAAAATAATAAGAAGCTATTGGTCTTAGACCAATAACTTCTTAAATAAAAATCAAAGCATCAATTTTAAAGTAACTTTTTAATTTGATCCTTGATTCCTTCAGATTTTGGACCAAAGATAGCTTGAACTGCACCGCCACCTGGTTTCATAACACCAGAAGCACCTAGTTCTTTTAATCTATTATCATCAACTTTAGAAGGATCAACAGTTGATACTCTTAAACGAGTAATACATGCATCAATTTCTTCAACATTTTCCGCTCCACCTAAAGCTTCTAAAATAGCTTCAGCTCTTGAATCTGCTTCTAGCTCTTCAGTTTCAGTTTCTTCATCTCCTCTACCTGGTGTAGCTAAGTCCCATTTTCTAATAGCAAAACGGAATCCAAAGTAGTAAATAACTGCGAAAACTAATCCAACTAGAATAGCTATCCACCATGGTGTCATTCCTGGTAATACACCAAAGGAAATAAAGTCAATAAGTCCACCAGAGAAAGTCATACCAATTCTAACACCTAGCATATTCATTAACATAAATGAAAATCCTGCAAATATTACATGAATACCATATAATATTGGTGCCACAAATAAGAATGAAAATTCAATTGGTTCTGTAATACCTGTTAAGAAAGATGTTAACGCTGCTGAGAATAAAATACCTCCAACAACTTTTCTTCTAGAAGGTTTAGCTTCATGATACATTGCTAATGCTGCAGCTGGTAATCCAAACATCATGAATGGGAACTTACCAGTCATAAATTTACCTGCACCTTGATAAGTGTCTGAACTAAAGTTAGCAACACCATCTTTTAACATAGCAAACCAAATTGCTTGGTCTCCTCTTACAACTTCTCCTGCTTTATTCACATATTCACCAAATTCAAACCAGAATGGTGAATAGAAAATATGATGTAATCCAAATGGAATTAATGCTCTTTCGATAACTCCAAAAATGAATGTTGAAACATTTGTATTAGTTTCATTTGCTAAATGAGATAATTGGAATAAACCTTCTTGAATTGGACTCCAAATAGTTGGTAAAATTAATCCTACTACAAAAGAAACTGCTGCTGTTGCAATAGGAACGAATCTTTTACCTGCAAAGAAACCCAAAAAGTCTGGCAATTCAATATCAAAGAACTTATTGTACATAATTGCTGCGATTATACCAGCAATAAGACCTCCAAATACCCCTGTTTGCATTGTAGGAATACCTACTACATTTGCAAAACCTGGATTATTAGCTACCATTTCTGGAGTTACTCCAGCAACAATACCCATAGTTTTATTAAGTATCAAGAAAGAAACAACAGCTGCTAATGCTGCAACACCATCACCACCAGCAAGTCCAATAGCAGAACCTACTGCAAATAATAATGCTAAGTTACTAAAAATTACTCCACCTGCATCAGACATCAATGGAATACCTAAACTTGTACCAAATGCCAATAACAATCCAGCTGCTGGCAAGATTGCCACAGGTGTCATTAAAGCCTTACCGATTTTTTGCAATTGTTTGAATGCTTTCATTCTTAAGAATCCCCCTTTTGTTGTTTAAAAATTAATTAAAATCATTTATAATATAAATGATTTTTAAACCTAACAAAGGATTCTTATTAAACTTATTTTCTTATGCCTTTTTAGATCATACTAAATAATGAGAAAAACTAATAATTCATGTTAGCTAACACTTTAGTCTTATAAGATAATATTTAATTAAATTTGCTCCTTCTAGCTTGATTTTTAAAACCAAACAATCAACTTATTCATTTTATATAATGTGTTAATTTCACATCTTTAATTATAATTTGTTGGTTTTAATTCAAAAATACTACATTGCAATGTGTATTATTTGTTATTAAATCTTAAAATAAACAAAAAAGCTAGAAAGAAATATAAATTTCTATTATACAAA
Encoded here:
- a CDS encoding precorrin-2 dehydrogenase/sirohydrochlorin ferrochelatase family protein: MNTYPINLKLIGKKVLVIGGGQVACRKIRRLVRTGSEITIVSPELTPELEAMINDYSITYYSRNFKDEDLRGVFLVFALTDNRRVNNRIYQLADENNILINVADSLEESTFTLPSIIKRGDLLLTISTGGSLPALSKEIRRNLEEEFGLEYSTFLAMLKRIRPIILKEIDDKEERRKIFRSLADLRLIEQFTQDKEAALDEVKSILGDNIAKKLFLD
- the ptsG gene encoding glucose-specific PTS transporter subunit IIBC — encoded protein: MKAFKQLQKIGKALMTPVAILPAAGLLLAFGTSLGIPLMSDAGGVIFSNLALLFAVGSAIGLAGGDGVAALAAVVSFLILNKTMGIVAGVTPEMVANNPGFANVVGIPTMQTGVFGGLIAGIIAAIMYNKFFDIELPDFLGFFAGKRFVPIATAAVSFVVGLILPTIWSPIQEGLFQLSHLANETNTNVSTFIFGVIERALIPFGLHHIFYSPFWFEFGEYVNKAGEVVRGDQAIWFAMLKDGVANFSSDTYQGAGKFMTGKFPFMMFGLPAAALAMYHEAKPSRRKVVGGILFSAALTSFLTGITEPIEFSFLFVAPILYGIHVIFAGFSFMLMNMLGVRIGMTFSGGLIDFISFGVLPGMTPWWIAILVGLVFAVIYYFGFRFAIRKWDLATPGRGDEETETEELEADSRAEAILEALGGAENVEEIDACITRLRVSTVDPSKVDDNRLKELGASGVMKPGGGAVQAIFGPKSEGIKDQIKKLL
- the hemA gene encoding glutamyl-tRNA reductase, translated to MDLIVIGLNYRTAPLELREKLSLTKKQQQEILERIKLSPKVEGAIVLSTCNRTELYLEVENSADNKIAFEIFNLISNLSVETLKNYIYIYNEIEAITHLYRVASGIDSLVIGEVQILGQVKRAFYRSRDLGLIDSYLYKIFTDAFRVAKQVRTETKISYGATSISYVAVELTKKIFGSLSGETVLILGAGKMSELALKSLVDNGVTGVMVANRTYSRGEELANKFCAKVVRWNQLDEWVNKVDIIIASTAAPHYVLHYNLVKQVMDTKRGPLFLIDIALPRDIDPRVAKIPGVHLYDIDDLEEVVEDNLAKRKEELKKVEAIIKNEIASLEEWINQQQAIPLIKDLRRRADTIKEEELSRALHKLESSDERLVVEELANRLTNKLLHLPTIKIKELAQNENSKEKLSIIQKLFE
- a CDS encoding PTS sugar transporter subunit IIA produces the protein MFGIFKKKKSVELAAPLTGKVVKLAEVPDEVFSQKMVGDGLAIEPTEGVLVSPVDGVIKQIFPTKHAVGIETKEGAEILIHIGINTVELQGEGFEKLAEEGDKVKVGDEIIKVDLDYIKENATSTITPVLITNMDDIKELKILDNQNVTSGEDKILSVEVK
- the hemL gene encoding glutamate-1-semialdehyde 2,1-aminomutase — its product is MSKSVDLFSEAKKFIPGGVNSPARAFKAVNNDPIFIERGKGSLIYDVDGNEYIDYVGSWGPMILGYNDPIVIEALQRQLMKGTSFGAPTELETTLAAMVVDAIDSIDKVRMVNSGTEATMSALRLARGYTGRDKIVKMEGCYHGHGDSLLVEAGSGLTTLGIAGSPGIPDQIANETIVVPYNDLDILEKVFENYGDEIAAVILEPVTGNMGVIAPKVGYLERLREVTDKYGSLLIFDEVMTGFRLAYGGVQEIYGVEPDLTTLGKIIGGGLPVGAYGGKAEIMNCVAPEGGVYQAGTLSGNPLAMTAGITTLRLLQRANTYDYLEQKAEILEEGFKANIKELNIDATFSRVGSMFTIFFGPGQVKDYKSAQSSNTDAFAIYFNRMLEEGIYLPPSQFEANFISLAHNDRDLDKTIAANYKALKEVKENILK
- a CDS encoding PTS sugar transporter subunit IIA, whose protein sequence is MFGLFKKDKAVTLTSPLTGKVLDLSKVPDEVFSNKMVGDGVAIEPTDGVLVSPVKGTIKQIFPTKHAVGIETDEGVEILMHIGINTVELSGEGFEKLAEVGSKVKVGDKLIKFDLDYIEENATSIITPILITNMDDIKGIDRLSDGEVKLGENELLKVKL
- the cobA gene encoding uroporphyrinogen-III C-methyltransferase; amino-acid sequence: MSGKVFLVGAGPGDEGLITVKGLEAIKEADVILYDRLANPSLLEYRQESAELFYVGKKAKHHYKTQDQINQLLIEEAKKGKIVTRLKGGDPFIYGRGGEEGEELVKAGVDFEVVPGITSPIAVPAYAGIPLTHRDYNSSVAFVTGHEDPNKDEPSVDWQQLATSVGNLVILMGVGNLSKIVPELIAGGRNPKTPVALIRWGTRPEQKTLVGTLENIVEKVENDNFKPPAIIVVGEVVNLREDLNWFENKALFSKKIVVTRPTKQAKGFYQALLKEGAEVIKAPAIEIAPPVDYTNLDHSLEQLSTYDWIIFTSINGVKAVMKRLFELGKDVRALAGVKISAIGPKTAAEVESYGLRVDYIPDSYVSESILSGFEGEDLSNKRFLLPRADIAREVLIEGLKDLGAKVNNVVAYRTIPGSGNENLTRRLSEGEVDLLTFTSSSTVHNFIKYLGEDYEELVSDVKVACIGPVTTQTAREYNLNIEIIAKEYTIEGLLAAIKTYYSKKHKFDN
- a CDS encoding phosphocarrier protein HPr, coding for MVEKSVVIKNETGIHARPASMIVQNASKFESDVNIIKDGQEVNAKSIMGIMSLGISKSSEVTIKADGSDEQAAVDAIVELIESGFGE
- the hemB gene encoding porphobilinogen synthase, with the protein product MDLIHRPRRLRTTAGIRNLVRETKLNKEDFIYPLFVIGGEDIKEEIPSMPGNYHFSLDQLMIEVEEVVKLGIGGILLFGIPDHKDEIGSSAWSEGGIVQQACRKIKEEYPELLLITDVCLCQYTSHGHCGTLEDGCLLNDPTLENLAKVALSHAKAGADMVAPSDMMDGRVIAIREKLDQACYDDVAIMSYSAKYASAFYGPFRDAAHSAPKQGDRKSYQMDPANSDEALREMKLDLDESADIIMVKPALAYLDIIRRAKDNFITPIAAYNVSGEYAMIKAAAEKDWVNEKAIVLEMLTSIKRAGAEIIITYWAKDAAKWINDY
- the glcT gene encoding glucose PTS transporter transcription antiterminator GlcT; translated protein: MTLKEGSNQIYEIKKVFNNNVVLAIKKNNYNQTNEVILLGKGLGFAKNQGDILSSDKCNIEKEFIPVNEEKKEQYQQLVENVNEEIIGLTTEIIAMVSNELNEELDKHIHIALADHIAFALKRIKEGMDIVNPFLPETKTLYYKEYNLAKRAAKMIEERSGVPIPESEVGFITFHIHGARSNRGRSRAVKYTSLIKKMINVIEKELDIELTSESLNYARLVTHLRFALERIEENKTNQNPLLEKIKNDLNFSYQVADKLSLMIYEELELKVPEDEKGYLAMHLERLKKNLI
- the hemC gene encoding hydroxymethylbilane synthase, with product MEISIGTRKSQLAIAQSQLVADELKNNFPDYQFNLKKMSTKGDRITDRALIDIGGKGLFIKEIELALLKGNIDLAIHSLKDVPSQIADQFEIVATPKRANPLDVLISKEDQTLDQLAKGAKIGTGSLRRRAQLLNYRPDLEVVAIRGNIDTRIKKLSSEDLDGIILAAAGLERMGWEDKITQYLDPEISLPAVGQGALALEVKRDNYSIKEVIKKINDRDTFDAIRAERAFLGYLEGSCKVPIGAYADLEGDSLVVDGMVASVDGSRLLRAKVRGLRSEAKELGVKLAKELVEQGASEILAEIKGAG